From Candidatus Nucleicultrix amoebiphila FS5, a single genomic window includes:
- a CDS encoding acyltransferase family protein encodes MTYEHTPNRYLFLDYLRGFVVALVVFDHALQAYAPHFRNFWFLPDIDSNIFFDIFHMNNNSFMMPILYFLSGIFVLPSLKRRGYLSFSKERFLRLVVPFVVGVPLLSPVVSYADHVTKEGANALSYGEFWYNSMTAEFVQVGIFWFLYYLILLTLIAVVIYSIIPGLIRLLSKVVSWMFHHPIPGFCIFAVLSAIILGVSDLIWGAPWFIGWGRFFHVQASRFILIGVYFFVGVAIGESDLLNDKDFWKKFSDRWSFLVIATIIVGIFYIGFTLNNLDDAYNNELRRFFRMGGEWEEAWPIFEETVPAILVRTTLHGIFCALQTLSLMAIFYRFLNRPIALWQSLAVCSYGIYLIHEGFVVWIHKGLYGEPMPVFFKFLTSGGIAFFVSWLLVEKVLRKIPVLRRIL; translated from the coding sequence ATGACCTATGAACATACACCCAATCGTTATTTGTTTCTTGATTATTTAAGAGGATTTGTTGTTGCCCTTGTGGTCTTTGACCATGCTTTGCAAGCTTATGCGCCGCATTTCAGAAATTTCTGGTTTTTACCTGACATAGACAGCAATATCTTCTTTGATATTTTTCATATGAATAATAATAGCTTCATGATGCCTATTTTGTATTTTTTATCGGGGATCTTTGTGTTGCCTTCTTTAAAAAGACGCGGATATCTGAGCTTTAGCAAAGAACGATTCTTAAGACTGGTGGTGCCTTTTGTAGTGGGTGTGCCGTTGCTATCACCCGTTGTAAGTTATGCAGATCATGTGACGAAAGAGGGGGCTAATGCCCTGAGTTATGGTGAGTTTTGGTATAACTCAATGACAGCAGAATTTGTTCAAGTAGGTATTTTTTGGTTCCTTTACTATTTAATTCTCTTAACTTTGATTGCAGTCGTTATTTATAGTATCATTCCTGGTCTCATTCGTTTGCTGAGTAAAGTCGTTTCCTGGATGTTTCATCATCCTATTCCAGGGTTTTGCATATTTGCTGTCTTAAGCGCTATTATTTTGGGTGTTTCAGATTTAATTTGGGGAGCTCCTTGGTTTATAGGTTGGGGGAGATTCTTTCATGTACAAGCTTCTCGGTTTATTCTCATTGGTGTGTATTTCTTTGTGGGGGTTGCCATCGGAGAATCTGATCTTTTAAATGATAAAGATTTTTGGAAAAAATTTTCGGATCGATGGTCTTTCTTAGTGATAGCGACCATTATTGTCGGAATTTTTTATATTGGGTTTACGCTTAATAATCTTGATGATGCCTATAATAATGAATTGAGACGGTTCTTTCGCATGGGGGGAGAGTGGGAAGAAGCTTGGCCAATTTTTGAAGAAACGGTTCCGGCAATTCTGGTGCGCACAACGCTTCATGGTATTTTCTGCGCCTTACAGACGTTGAGTTTAATGGCTATTTTCTATCGTTTCTTAAATCGCCCGATCGCTCTTTGGCAATCATTGGCGGTATGTTCCTATGGAATTTACTTGATTCACGAAGGATTTGTGGTTTGGATTCACAAAGGACTTTATGGCGAACCCATGCCTGTCTTCTTTAAATTTTTAACTTCAGGCGGCATAGCGTTCTTTGTTTCTTGGCTTTTGGTAGAAAAGGTTTTACGCAAAATACCCGTCTTAAGAAGGATCCTTTAA